In bacterium, the DNA window TATCAGCGATACTTCCTCTTGTTCATCAGGGTTGATCAGTCGAATCACTTCCTGGACCGTACGGATCGGCAGGATAGATTGAAAGCTCGGTATATCCTTCAACACAACTTTTTCTTCTGCAAGACGATAACTATCAGTTGCTGCAAGCGTCAGTGTAGACTTATCTGTATGAATATACACGCCTGCGAGTACAGGACGTGACTCATCAAGTGATGCTGCCTTAGATACGCGCTCAAGCAGGTCTTTAAATAATTGCCCTGGTAGTGTGATAGATTGTTTCGCATCGACGGTCGGTATAGCCGGGAACTCCTCGCTTGCGATACCTTGGATACTTGCCTGTGTATGGGCTGCGGATATCTCGAGGGTGTCACCATTACTGACGAGTTGCAATTTATCACTTTGCAGACCCTGTACCACCTCATTCAAGAGGCGAGCGGGGACCGAAGTGCTTCCGGTTTGCTCGATTTTACAACCAATCGATACGGTCAGAGCTATCTCGAGATTTGTTGCTGACAGGGTGAGTGTGCCATCATGCGCATCGAGAAGAATATTAGCGAGTATCGGTAGACTCGTCCGTGAACCGACTACTCGACTCACCACATTAATGGCTTTTGCAAACTTTTCTTGTGAGAGTGAAATCTTCATAATTTCTTAAAATCCCCCTGTCCTTTATTTCTTATATATATTAATGGTAGTGGTGGTATTGGGCTGTGTGGACA includes these proteins:
- the dnaN gene encoding DNA polymerase III subunit beta — its product is MKISLSQEKFAKAINVVSRVVGSRTSLPILANILLDAHDGTLTLSATNLEIALTVSIGCKIEQTGSTSVPARLLNEVVQGLQSDKLQLVSNGDTLEISAAHTQASIQGIASEEFPAIPTVDAKQSITLPGQLFKDLLERVSKAASLDESRPVLAGVYIHTDKSTLTLAATDSYRLAEEKVVLKDIPSFQSILPIRTVQEVIRLINPDEQEEVSLIVGENEIKFTSGDITLISRLIEGNFPNYTQIIPTESKTTLTCQRDELMAATRLAGVFARESAHTVRVTAEQGLMKIYAEAAQVGQNTSEVPIELKGDATEISLNARFLLDALGAYSEPQVEIRLNEKLDPCVVVPLQPRDNQQSLHLIMPLRS